One Streptomyces hundungensis DNA segment encodes these proteins:
- a CDS encoding DUF5955 family protein: MLRGVEQRAVTGSGEDPRVSELRTAVSRLRRELAGHPAEFPDRAVAEDELAALDAMALSGIPEVPRLRRSLLLIAGSIGSVSALAGAVTEVRKAVELFGEPPARY, translated from the coding sequence TTGTTGCGAGGCGTGGAGCAGAGGGCCGTGACCGGCAGTGGCGAGGACCCCAGAGTGAGCGAATTGCGGACGGCCGTCTCCCGGCTGCGCCGCGAGCTGGCCGGTCATCCGGCGGAGTTTCCCGACCGGGCCGTCGCCGAGGACGAGCTGGCGGCCCTGGACGCGATGGCGCTGAGCGGCATCCCCGAGGTGCCGCGGCTGCGCCGCTCGCTGCTGCTGATCGCGGGCTCGATCGGCTCCGTCAGCGCGCTGGCGGGCGCGGTGACGGAGGTGCGGAAGGCGGTCGAGTTGTTCGGCGAGCCGCCCGCGCGGTACTGA
- a CDS encoding nucleotidyltransferase family protein — MTQPTTDAARVTGVLLAAGGGRRLGGRPKALLAHRGRPLVENAVRVLREGGCATVYVVLGAAAEEVRARADLAGCVLVDNPEWERGMGSSLRAGLEALAASEPGVRGGARAALVSLVDQPGIGAEAVARVLAAHRSDDSLAAASYGGKRGHPVLFGAGRWADIAASATGDRGARAYLTAHEEEIALVECGDVAEPYDIDTEADLGRLQ; from the coding sequence ATGACGCAACCAACGACAGACGCGGCCCGGGTCACCGGGGTGCTGCTCGCGGCGGGCGGCGGGCGCCGGCTCGGCGGCCGCCCCAAGGCCCTCCTCGCGCACCGGGGCCGCCCGCTCGTCGAGAACGCGGTCCGGGTCCTGCGTGAGGGCGGCTGCGCCACGGTGTACGTGGTGCTGGGCGCGGCAGCCGAGGAGGTACGGGCCCGTGCGGACCTGGCGGGCTGCGTCCTGGTCGACAATCCGGAGTGGGAGCGGGGCATGGGCTCCTCGCTGCGGGCCGGCCTGGAGGCGCTGGCGGCGTCGGAGCCGGGGGTCCGCGGCGGAGCCCGGGCGGCGCTGGTCTCGCTCGTCGACCAGCCCGGCATCGGTGCCGAGGCGGTGGCCCGGGTGCTGGCCGCCCACCGTTCGGACGATTCCCTGGCAGCGGCCTCCTACGGAGGAAAGCGCGGCCATCCCGTGCTGTTCGGGGCGGGGCGCTGGGCGGACATCGCGGCGAGCGCGACGGGCGACCGGGGCGCCCGCGCCTATCTCACGGCCCACGAGGAGGAGATCGCGCTCGTCGAGTGCGGCGATGTGGCCGAGCCCTATGACATCGACACGGAGGCGGATCTCGGCCGTCTCCAGTAG
- the aceB gene encoding malate synthase A yields the protein MSAPAPSPLAIVDAEPLPRQDEVLTDAALAFVAELHRNFTARRDELLTRRQDRRAEIARTSTLDFRPETAEIRAGDWKVAPAPAALNDRRVEITGPTDRKMTINALNSGAKVWLADFEDASAPTWENVVLGQLNLIDAYERRIDFTDATSGKSYALKDADQLATVVMRPRGWHLEERHLQFDGRPVPGALVDFGLYFFHNAQRLIDLGKGPYFYLPKTESYLEARLWNDIFVFAQDYVGIPQGTVRATVLIETITAAYEMEEILFELKDHAAGLNAGRWDYLFSIVKNFRDGGEKFVLPDRNAVTMTAPFMRAYTELLVRTCHKRGAHAIGGMAAFIPSRRDAEVNKVAFEKVKADKDREAGDGFDGSWVAHPDLVPIAMASFDAVLGDKPNQKDRLREDVSVAPGDLIAIDSLDAKPTYAGLVSAVQVGTRYIEAWLRGLGAVAIFNLMEDAATAEISRSQIWQWINAGVVFENGEKATADLARKVAADELAAIRAEIGEEAFAAGKWQQAHDLLLKVSLDADYADFLTLPAYEQLVG from the coding sequence ATGTCCGCACCAGCGCCGTCCCCGCTGGCCATCGTCGATGCCGAGCCCCTGCCCCGGCAGGACGAGGTACTCACCGACGCGGCCCTCGCCTTCGTGGCCGAGCTGCACCGGAACTTCACGGCCCGCCGTGATGAGCTCCTCACCCGCCGCCAGGACCGCCGCGCCGAGATCGCCCGCACCTCCACGCTGGACTTCCGCCCCGAGACCGCGGAGATCCGCGCGGGCGACTGGAAGGTCGCGCCGGCTCCGGCCGCGCTGAACGACCGCCGCGTGGAGATCACCGGTCCGACCGACCGCAAGATGACCATCAACGCCCTGAACTCGGGCGCCAAGGTCTGGCTCGCCGACTTCGAGGACGCCTCCGCCCCCACCTGGGAGAACGTCGTCCTCGGCCAGCTCAACCTGATCGACGCCTATGAGCGTCGCATCGACTTCACCGACGCCACGTCGGGCAAGTCCTACGCCCTGAAGGACGCCGACCAGCTCGCGACCGTCGTCATGCGGCCGCGCGGCTGGCACCTGGAGGAGCGCCACCTCCAGTTCGACGGCCGCCCGGTGCCGGGCGCTCTCGTCGACTTCGGTCTCTACTTCTTCCACAACGCCCAGCGCCTGATCGACCTCGGCAAGGGCCCGTACTTCTACCTCCCCAAGACGGAGTCGTATCTGGAGGCCCGCCTCTGGAACGACATCTTCGTCTTCGCCCAGGACTATGTGGGCATCCCCCAGGGCACCGTCCGCGCCACCGTCCTGATCGAGACGATCACGGCGGCGTACGAGATGGAGGAGATCCTCTTCGAGCTGAAGGACCACGCGGCCGGGCTCAACGCGGGGCGCTGGGACTACCTCTTCTCCATCGTGAAGAACTTCCGTGACGGCGGGGAGAAGTTCGTCCTGCCGGACCGCAACGCGGTGACGATGACGGCCCCCTTCATGCGCGCCTACACCGAACTGCTCGTCCGCACCTGCCACAAGCGGGGTGCGCACGCCATCGGCGGCATGGCCGCGTTCATCCCCTCGCGCCGTGACGCCGAGGTGAACAAGGTCGCCTTCGAGAAGGTCAAGGCCGACAAGGACCGCGAGGCGGGCGACGGCTTCGACGGTTCGTGGGTGGCCCACCCCGACCTGGTCCCGATCGCGATGGCCTCCTTCGACGCGGTGCTCGGCGACAAGCCGAACCAGAAGGACCGGCTGCGCGAGGACGTCTCGGTGGCGCCCGGCGACCTGATCGCCATCGACTCCCTCGACGCCAAGCCCACCTACGCGGGCCTGGTCTCCGCTGTCCAGGTCGGCACCCGCTACATCGAGGCGTGGCTGCGCGGCCTCGGCGCGGTCGCCATCTTCAACCTCATGGAGGACGCGGCCACCGCCGAGATCTCGCGCTCGCAGATCTGGCAGTGGATCAACGCGGGTGTCGTCTTCGAGAACGGCGAGAAGGCGACGGCAGACCTCGCCCGCAAGGTCGCGGCCGACGAACTCGCCGCGATCCGTGCGGAGATCGGCGAGGAGGCCTTCGCGGCGGGCAAGTGGCAGCAGGCCCACGACCTGCTTCTGAAGGTCTCCCTCGACGCGGACTACGCCGACTTCCTGACGCTGCCCGCGTACGAGCAACTCGTCGGCTGA
- a CDS encoding YfcC family protein, which translates to MTTPSPPEPDGRAPEGAGGSRPPHLPPPKPPEPPQRPEPPSDEPAPGGGTGPRFPSALTILAIVTLAVWLLAFVIPSGAYDRTADGAPRQGTYHRVDSGQSFVDRLNDLFLSPVNGLYGIQDATTGRVGPSLAGELYGSAGVFLFVLAIGAFITVVFATGALDRGIGLLAHRLRERGALLIAGVMTVFSVLGTVEGFAEETLGFYGLIVPLMLALGYDRLVATGTIIVGAGIGVLCSTVNPFATGVASSAAGISLGDGIVLRFVMWLVLTAVSILYVVRYGRRVQRDPSKSLSGFLPGDGEAAPAGADDGPPELTGTHKLVLTLLTLVFAFMIFSVVPWSSALTGRADATPYRWELGWSFPQLAALFLVAAVLVGVAARLGEAALSSTIIQGAADFISPALVIVLARGVTVIMNNSGITDTVLHSIEGVVKDAPSALFAVIVFVVNLPLAFLIPSTSGHATLAMPILAPLADFAGVSRAVVVTAWQAASGWMNLWVPTTAVTIGGVALAKVGYNKYLRFVAPLLAILAVLICAFVAVGAALT; encoded by the coding sequence ATGACGACGCCCTCCCCGCCGGAGCCGGACGGGCGCGCCCCCGAGGGGGCGGGTGGGAGCCGGCCGCCCCACCTCCCGCCGCCAAAGCCGCCAGAGCCGCCGCAGCGGCCGGAGCCGCCCTCCGACGAACCGGCACCGGGTGGAGGCACCGGCCCGCGCTTCCCGAGCGCGCTGACGATCCTCGCGATCGTCACGCTGGCCGTGTGGCTCCTGGCGTTCGTCATCCCCTCCGGCGCCTATGACCGCACCGCGGACGGGGCGCCCCGCCAGGGCACTTACCACCGGGTCGACAGCGGCCAGAGTTTCGTGGACCGCCTCAACGACCTCTTCCTCTCCCCGGTGAACGGCCTGTACGGCATCCAGGACGCCACGACGGGCCGGGTCGGGCCCTCGCTGGCCGGCGAACTGTACGGCAGCGCCGGGGTGTTCCTCTTCGTGCTCGCCATCGGCGCGTTCATCACGGTGGTGTTCGCGACGGGGGCGCTCGACCGGGGGATCGGCCTCCTGGCCCACCGCCTCCGCGAGCGCGGAGCGCTGCTGATCGCGGGCGTGATGACGGTCTTCTCCGTCCTCGGCACGGTGGAGGGCTTCGCCGAGGAGACCCTGGGGTTCTACGGTCTGATCGTGCCGCTGATGCTGGCGCTCGGCTACGACCGCCTGGTCGCGACCGGCACGATCATCGTGGGCGCGGGCATCGGCGTGCTGTGCTCGACGGTCAACCCCTTCGCGACGGGCGTCGCCTCCTCGGCCGCCGGCATCTCCCTGGGCGACGGCATCGTGCTGCGCTTCGTGATGTGGCTGGTCCTGACGGCGGTGTCGATCCTGTACGTGGTGCGTTACGGGCGGCGCGTCCAGCGGGACCCGTCGAAATCCCTGTCCGGTTTCCTGCCGGGCGACGGGGAGGCGGCGCCGGCCGGCGCCGACGACGGGCCCCCGGAGCTGACCGGTACGCACAAGCTGGTCCTGACCCTGCTCACTCTCGTCTTCGCCTTCATGATCTTCTCCGTGGTCCCCTGGTCCAGCGCGCTGACGGGCCGGGCCGACGCCACCCCGTACCGCTGGGAACTGGGCTGGTCCTTCCCGCAGTTGGCGGCCCTGTTCCTGGTGGCGGCGGTGCTCGTGGGCGTCGCGGCCCGGCTCGGCGAGGCCGCCCTGAGCTCGACGATCATCCAGGGCGCGGCGGACTTCATCTCCCCGGCGCTGGTCATCGTGCTCGCCCGGGGCGTCACGGTGATCATGAACAACTCGGGGATCACGGACACGGTGCTGCACTCCATCGAGGGCGTTGTGAAGGACGCCCCGTCCGCCCTCTTCGCCGTGATCGTCTTCGTGGTGAACCTGCCGCTGGCCTTCCTGATCCCCTCGACCTCGGGACACGCCACCCTCGCGATGCCGATCCTGGCCCCCCTCGCCGACTTCGCGGGCGTCTCCCGCGCGGTGGTGGTGACCGCCTGGCAGGCGGCGAGCGGGTGGATGAACCTGTGGGTGCCGACCACTGCCGTCACCATCGGCGGTGTGGCCCTGGCGAAGGTCGGCTACAACAAGTACCTCCGCTTCGTCGCCCCGCTGCTCGCCATCCTGGCCGTACTGATCTGCGCGTTCGTGGCGGTGGGGGCGGCCCTGACCTGA
- a CDS encoding FAD-dependent monooxygenase, which translates to MRGGRVAIVGGSIAGCASALAAHRGGAEEITVFERASDQLADRGVGLAMHNDRYAELEACGYLDPAMPWLQLTRRSWYVRDGAEPLGRLVGTLPFPFRTYNWGPLWRELRARVPRSVDFRSGATVERLELDGSEAELSLSGGRAERFDIVVGADGYRSTVRAAACPEVRPQYAGYLAWRGSFPVERLPDADRWPVEDCVYAVFPGGHTVIYRIPDGRGGHRVNWVLYSAPPADHGLPLDSPTSLPPGTLTDALRARALELADTQLPPFWGQLMHLTEPSELFVQPMYDFTAPRYASGPLVLTGDAATVARPHTGGGAVKALQDATALESALTSAASRSEALAAYDAERSPIGRGMVELGRALGLGLVQQTPDWSAMDQNGLEKHWQQADGSGTFGGRRLS; encoded by the coding sequence ATGCGTGGAGGGCGAGTCGCCATCGTGGGCGGAAGCATCGCGGGATGTGCCTCGGCACTGGCCGCGCATCGCGGGGGCGCCGAGGAGATCACGGTGTTCGAGCGGGCGTCGGACCAGTTGGCCGACCGCGGGGTGGGGCTCGCGATGCACAACGACCGTTACGCCGAGCTGGAGGCGTGCGGGTACCTGGACCCGGCGATGCCGTGGCTCCAACTCACCAGGCGCAGTTGGTACGTTCGGGACGGAGCGGAGCCGCTGGGCCGGCTCGTAGGGACGCTGCCCTTCCCGTTCCGCACCTACAACTGGGGCCCGCTCTGGCGGGAACTGCGAGCCCGCGTACCGCGGTCGGTGGACTTCCGGTCCGGCGCGACCGTCGAACGCCTCGAACTCGACGGCTCTGAGGCTGAGTTGAGCCTCTCGGGCGGGCGGGCCGAGCGGTTCGACATCGTCGTGGGCGCCGACGGCTACCGCTCGACGGTCCGCGCGGCCGCCTGCCCCGAGGTGCGGCCCCAGTACGCCGGCTACCTCGCCTGGCGCGGCTCCTTCCCCGTCGAGCGGCTGCCCGACGCCGACCGCTGGCCGGTGGAGGACTGCGTGTACGCGGTCTTCCCCGGCGGGCACACGGTGATTTACCGCATCCCCGACGGCCGGGGCGGCCACCGCGTCAACTGGGTGCTCTACTCCGCCCCGCCCGCCGACCACGGACTCCCCCTCGACTCCCCCACCTCCCTCCCGCCCGGCACCCTCACCGACGCGCTGCGGGCCCGCGCCCTGGAGCTCGCCGACACCCAACTCCCGCCGTTTTGGGGCCAGTTGATGCACCTGACCGAGCCGAGCGAACTCTTCGTCCAGCCGATGTACGACTTCACCGCACCCCGGTACGCGTCCGGGCCCCTCGTGCTGACCGGGGACGCCGCCACGGTGGCCCGGCCGCACACGGGTGGAGGCGCGGTGAAGGCCCTCCAGGACGCCACCGCCCTGGAGTCCGCGCTGACCTCGGCCGCGAGCCGGTCCGAGGCACTGGCCGCCTACGACGCGGAGCGCTCACCGATCGGACGCGGCATGGTCGAGCTCGGCCGCGCCCTGGGGCTCGGCCTCGTCCAGCAGACCCCCGACTGGAGCGCGATGGACCAGAACGGCCTGGAGAAGCACTGGCAACAAGCCGACGGTTCCGGCACGTTCGGCGGCCGCCGGCTCTCCTAG
- a CDS encoding fibronectin type III domain-containing protein, producing MAARAAAPLAASLVLPLLLTGCGGGEDRDRRSPSVPGAVTAQASSATSVHVMWRPSTDDRAVTGYEILRDGTTAKRVPADLSMIDVGGLTASTSYRFTVRARDAAGNLSAPSAPAAVTTPAATPDDKRPPTAPAHLTGRADGTGAAELSWGRALDDVGVTAYDVYQEGTRIHSVGGATLSARLTGLRPGTVYTFTVRARDAADNASPDSDAVDITTASAPGAPPSIAPTRLRTSVGRAPSGSGTDITLRWVPPHTGGAIGAYQLFLNGAPTTTIVPGVPSPEGLTSYTFTVTDPPGTRYSVKLRARLPDGRWGDFSAQPTVVVP from the coding sequence ATCGCCGCCAGGGCCGCCGCCCCACTCGCTGCCTCCCTCGTCCTGCCGCTGCTCCTGACCGGCTGTGGGGGAGGCGAGGACCGGGACCGGCGGAGCCCGTCGGTCCCCGGCGCCGTCACCGCGCAGGCGAGCAGCGCGACCTCCGTGCACGTCATGTGGCGGCCCTCCACCGACGACAGGGCGGTCACCGGCTACGAGATCCTGCGCGACGGGACCACGGCCAAGCGGGTCCCGGCCGACCTGAGCATGATCGACGTCGGTGGGCTCACCGCCTCGACCTCCTACCGCTTCACCGTGCGGGCCCGCGACGCCGCCGGGAACCTCTCGGCCCCCAGCGCCCCCGCCGCCGTCACCACCCCGGCCGCGACCCCCGACGACAAGCGCCCGCCGACGGCGCCGGCGCACCTCACCGGCCGCGCGGACGGCACCGGCGCCGCCGAACTGAGCTGGGGCCGCGCCCTCGACGACGTGGGTGTGACGGCGTACGACGTCTACCAGGAGGGGACCCGGATCCACAGCGTCGGCGGCGCCACCCTCTCGGCGCGACTGACCGGGCTGCGGCCCGGCACCGTCTACACCTTCACCGTGCGCGCCCGGGACGCGGCGGACAACGCCTCGCCCGACAGCGACGCGGTGGACATCACCACCGCCTCCGCGCCCGGCGCTCCTCCCAGCATCGCCCCCACACGGCTGCGTACCAGCGTCGGCCGGGCGCCGTCCGGGAGCGGCACGGACATCACCCTGCGCTGGGTGCCGCCGCACACGGGTGGTGCGATCGGGGCCTACCAGCTCTTCCTCAACGGCGCCCCGACGACGACGATCGTGCCCGGCGTCCCGTCGCCCGAAGGCCTCACCTCGTACACCTTCACCGTCACCGACCCGCCCGGCACCCGCTACAGCGTGAAGCTCCGGGCGAGGCTGCCGGACGGCAGGTGGGGCGACTTCTCGGCGCAGCCGACCGTGGTCGTCCCGTGA
- a CDS encoding TIGR03086 family metal-binding protein, which produces MSSETNAHTPPDLGPAAAELTRLLDGVRDDQLGASTPCPAYALRELLSHILGFGIALQHAARKETGPATQAAPGTVPPPELPAEWRELIPENLAVMAAAWRDPAAWEGETQAGGLTLPGAVAGRVALDELVVHGWDVARSTGQDYRPAPVDLEICYAFLAPSKDDPATRGHAFGLAVDVPDGAPMLDRLIGMSGRDPGWRA; this is translated from the coding sequence ATGAGCAGCGAAACGAACGCCCACACCCCTCCCGACCTCGGCCCCGCGGCGGCCGAGCTGACCCGGTTGCTCGACGGGGTGCGCGACGACCAGTTGGGCGCGTCGACGCCCTGCCCCGCGTACGCGCTCCGGGAGCTCCTGTCCCACATCCTCGGCTTCGGCATCGCCCTTCAGCATGCCGCCCGCAAAGAGACCGGACCGGCCACCCAGGCCGCGCCGGGCACCGTGCCACCGCCCGAACTGCCCGCCGAATGGCGGGAGTTGATCCCGGAAAACCTCGCCGTCATGGCCGCCGCCTGGCGGGATCCGGCGGCCTGGGAGGGCGAGACGCAGGCGGGCGGACTCACCCTGCCCGGGGCGGTCGCCGGGCGGGTGGCCCTGGACGAGCTGGTGGTCCACGGCTGGGACGTGGCCCGGTCCACCGGTCAGGACTACCGCCCGGCCCCGGTCGACCTGGAGATCTGCTACGCCTTCCTCGCCCCGTCGAAGGACGACCCGGCCACCCGCGGCCACGCCTTCGGCCTCGCGGTCGACGTACCGGACGGGGCGCCGATGCTGGACCGGCTCATCGGGATGAGCGGCCGGGATCCGGGGTGGCGGGCCTGA
- a CDS encoding pentapeptide repeat-containing protein, with translation MSENHEAAAPPPGATRLALASDCGNCFGLCCVALAYAASADFAIDKPAGKPCPNLQQDFRCGIHRELRGRGFQGCTVYDCFGAGQKVSQETFEGRDWRTAPETAASMFEVFPVMRQLHELLWYVTEALTLAKARPVHKELRAALAETEAFTALAPDALVGLDVPRHRDKVNKLLLRASELVRAEFKGKKKDRRGADLMGARLKGADLRGANLRGAFLIAADLSGADLRRADLIGADFRDARLSGADLTEAFFLTQAQLNAAKGDATTKLPPSLVRPAHW, from the coding sequence TTGTCCGAGAACCACGAGGCAGCCGCCCCGCCCCCGGGCGCCACCCGCCTCGCCCTCGCCTCCGACTGCGGCAACTGCTTCGGACTGTGCTGTGTCGCCCTCGCCTACGCGGCGTCCGCCGACTTCGCGATCGACAAGCCCGCCGGGAAGCCCTGCCCCAACCTCCAGCAGGACTTCCGCTGCGGAATCCACCGGGAGCTGCGCGGGCGCGGCTTCCAGGGCTGCACGGTGTACGACTGCTTCGGCGCCGGCCAGAAGGTCTCCCAGGAGACCTTCGAGGGCCGCGACTGGCGTACGGCGCCGGAGACGGCGGCCTCGATGTTCGAGGTGTTCCCGGTGATGCGCCAGCTCCACGAGCTGCTCTGGTACGTCACCGAGGCGCTCACGCTGGCGAAGGCGCGGCCCGTGCACAAGGAGCTGCGCGCGGCCCTCGCGGAGACCGAGGCCTTCACGGCGCTCGCCCCCGATGCGCTGGTCGGGCTGGACGTGCCGCGCCACCGCGACAAGGTCAACAAGCTGCTCCTGAGGGCGAGCGAGCTGGTCAGGGCCGAGTTCAAGGGCAAGAAGAAGGATCGCAGGGGCGCCGACCTCATGGGCGCGCGGCTCAAGGGCGCCGATCTGCGCGGCGCGAACCTGCGGGGTGCCTTTCTGATCGCCGCCGACCTGAGCGGCGCGGACCTGCGCCGCGCCGATCTGATCGGCGCCGACTTCCGTGACGCCCGGCTGTCCGGGGCCGATCTCACCGAGGCCTTCTTCCTCACCCAGGCCCAGCTGAACGCGGCCAAGGGCGACGCCACGACCAAGCTCCCGCCGTCCCTGGTGCGCCCCGCGCACTGGTGA
- a CDS encoding TMEM175 family protein, whose translation MTESSRSESSRVEAFSDGVFAIAITLLILEIKVPPHAGDHLWRELGHMWPSYAAYVVSFLVIGIMWVNHHTLFSYVARVDRTLMFLNLLLLMTVVAIPWPAALMAEYLREPGASHVAAVVYSGLMVVMALNYQALWWHLTRTGHLFDSRVDNTAARATRARFAIGSLVYPATVALAFVSAPLTLAVHGLLAVYYGFNQLKVPIARSVELGD comes from the coding sequence GTGACTGAATCCAGCCGTTCCGAGTCCAGCCGTGTGGAGGCGTTCAGCGATGGCGTCTTCGCCATCGCGATCACCCTTCTCATCCTGGAGATCAAGGTCCCGCCGCACGCGGGCGACCATCTGTGGCGGGAGCTCGGCCACATGTGGCCCTCCTACGCGGCCTATGTGGTGAGCTTCCTGGTGATCGGGATCATGTGGGTCAACCACCACACCCTGTTCAGCTATGTGGCCCGCGTCGACCGCACCCTGATGTTCCTCAACCTGCTGCTCCTGATGACCGTGGTCGCGATCCCCTGGCCGGCCGCGCTGATGGCGGAATACCTGCGTGAACCCGGCGCCTCGCACGTCGCGGCCGTCGTCTACAGCGGCCTCATGGTCGTGATGGCCCTCAACTACCAGGCGCTGTGGTGGCACTTGACCCGCACCGGGCACCTCTTCGACAGCCGGGTGGACAACACGGCAGCCCGCGCCACCCGCGCCCGCTTCGCGATCGGCTCCCTCGTCTACCCGGCGACGGTCGCCCTCGCCTTCGTCTCCGCCCCGCTGACCCTCGCCGTGCACGGTCTGCTCGCCGTGTACTACGGCTTCAACCAGCTGAAGGTCCCGATAGCCAGGAGCGTGGAATTGGGCGACTAG
- a CDS encoding chitosanase → MHTPHRKTTARRTKIAVRALLGTALLAVPVTAYAAENPAGAAQDNASVINAAATGLDDPAKKDIAMQLVSSAENSSLDWKAQYKYIEDIKDGRGYTAGIIGFCSGTGDMLDLVKLYTARKPGNVLAKYLPALEKVDGSDSHKGLDPNFTKDWKTAASDSAFKQAQNDERDRVYFNPAVKQGKSDGIGTLGQFMYYDAIVMHGDGGDPTSFSSIRKRALAKAKPPSQGGNETTYLNAFLDARVWAMKQEEAHSDTSRVDTEQRVFLKKGNLDLDTPLDWKVYGDPYHIG, encoded by the coding sequence GTGCACACCCCCCACCGCAAGACCACCGCACGTCGTACCAAGATCGCCGTCCGCGCCCTGCTCGGCACCGCTCTGCTCGCGGTCCCGGTCACGGCCTACGCCGCCGAGAACCCGGCCGGTGCGGCACAGGACAATGCGTCCGTGATCAATGCCGCCGCGACCGGGCTCGACGACCCGGCGAAGAAGGACATAGCCATGCAGCTCGTCTCCAGCGCGGAGAACTCCTCGCTCGACTGGAAGGCGCAGTACAAGTACATCGAGGACATCAAGGACGGGCGCGGATACACCGCCGGCATCATCGGCTTCTGTTCGGGCACCGGCGACATGCTCGACCTGGTGAAGCTCTACACCGCCCGCAAGCCCGGCAACGTCCTCGCGAAGTACCTGCCGGCCCTGGAGAAGGTCGACGGGAGCGACTCGCACAAGGGGCTCGACCCGAACTTCACCAAGGACTGGAAGACCGCGGCCTCCGACTCGGCCTTCAAGCAGGCCCAGAACGACGAGCGGGACCGCGTCTACTTCAACCCCGCCGTCAAGCAGGGCAAGTCCGACGGGATCGGCACGCTCGGGCAGTTCATGTACTACGACGCCATCGTGATGCACGGTGACGGAGGCGACCCGACGAGCTTCAGCTCCATCCGCAAGCGCGCCCTCGCCAAGGCCAAGCCCCCGTCGCAGGGCGGCAACGAGACGACGTACCTCAACGCCTTCCTCGACGCCCGGGTCTGGGCGATGAAGCAGGAGGAGGCGCACAGCGACACCAGCCGCGTCGACACCGAGCAGCGCGTCTTCCTGAAGAAGGGCAACCTCGACCTGGACACCCCGCTCGACTGGAAGGTGTACGGCGACCCGTACCACATCGGCTGA
- a CDS encoding excalibur calcium-binding domain-containing protein, producing the protein MRISSPVVRTLLVSGMLGALAFTTTGCQDDTAKPAKSAKPSATATPSPSASSSPSSSPSPSASPTPSASPTPTATHSATPAAPRPVASKPPVVRTPPKPKGPSLPPPMDGGGNNGGGSVYYKNCTAARAAGVTPLHRGDPGYDSHLDRDGDGVACE; encoded by the coding sequence ATGCGCATATCCAGCCCAGTTGTCCGCACTCTGCTCGTCTCCGGCATGCTCGGTGCGCTCGCCTTCACCACGACCGGTTGCCAGGACGACACGGCCAAGCCCGCCAAGTCGGCCAAGCCGTCGGCGACCGCCACGCCCTCGCCCTCGGCCTCCTCGTCGCCGTCGTCCTCGCCGTCACCGTCGGCCAGCCCCACGCCGAGCGCGTCCCCCACGCCGACCGCGACGCACAGCGCGACCCCGGCCGCGCCGCGCCCCGTCGCCTCCAAGCCCCCGGTCGTCAGGACGCCGCCGAAGCCGAAGGGGCCGAGCCTGCCGCCCCCGATGGACGGCGGCGGGAACAACGGCGGGGGCAGTGTCTACTACAAGAACTGCACCGCCGCCCGCGCCGCCGGGGTCACCCCGCTGCACCGCGGCGACCCGGGGTACGACTCCCACCTGGACCGGGACGGCGACGGCGTCGCCTGCGAGTGA